A genomic stretch from Deltaproteobacteria bacterium includes:
- a CDS encoding arginyltransferase gives MNIDFLKERSTVTDKLCPYFPEITAPVEEALLWNVSLSPEQTDEYLARGWRHNSWYFYRNICGTCRRCLPIRLQVDAFTPSKSQRRVLKNNSKTEFKMFEPMDFAAKYIGQSLSLFNRFLLIRYDKAPHDLGEYFNEFFISPSPTLISALFVNGKLAGNGFLDLGKKSLSTIYFSFDPQFSSLSPGTFSIIKEIEWARNNGLQYYYLGYYIREISSMQYKGLFRPFQLLDFETGIWEEQLTEPGREESGGNKYFSGKHESR, from the coding sequence ATGAATATTGATTTTCTCAAAGAGCGCAGTACCGTCACTGATAAGCTCTGTCCCTACTTCCCCGAGATCACAGCCCCGGTTGAAGAGGCCTTATTATGGAATGTATCCCTTTCTCCTGAGCAGACCGATGAGTATCTCGCACGGGGCTGGCGACACAACTCATGGTATTTCTACCGCAACATCTGCGGAACTTGCCGGCGCTGCCTTCCAATCCGCTTGCAAGTAGATGCATTCACGCCTTCAAAAAGCCAGCGTCGCGTCCTTAAAAATAACAGTAAGACAGAATTTAAAATGTTTGAGCCTATGGACTTTGCAGCTAAGTATATCGGGCAGAGTTTATCGCTGTTCAACAGATTCCTCCTTATTCGCTATGATAAAGCCCCCCATGATTTAGGCGAATACTTCAACGAGTTTTTTATATCACCGTCACCGACGCTTATCTCCGCACTGTTCGTAAACGGCAAGCTTGCAGGCAATGGTTTCCTTGATCTTGGAAAAAAATCCCTTTCAACAATCTACTTCTCTTTTGATCCGCAATTCAGCTCCCTGTCCCCTGGAACCTTTTCCATCATTAAGGAGATTGAGTGGGCCCGCAATAACGGCCTTCAATATTACTATCTTGGATATTATATACGCGAGATCAGCTCCATGCAGTACAAAGGGTTGTTCCGGCCGTTCCAACTTCTGGATTTCGAAACAGGGATATGGGAAGAACAATTAACTGAACCGGGCAGGGAAGAATCAGGAGGAAATAAGTATTTCTCCGGCAAGCATGAATCAAGATAA